A stretch of DNA from Sphingomonas sp. SORGH_AS_0879:
GAACCGCGCAGCTTCACCGGCAAATACCTCAAGCCCCTGCTCGACAAGGGACAGGCGCAGGCGGCTGAGTAAATCCTCCCCGGTACGGGGAGGGGGACCGCCGCGAAGCGGTGGTGGAGGGGGCTCTCCGCAAAGGACGTCCTACGTGGAAGCCCCCCCCTCCGTCAGGCCTTCGGCCTGCCACCTCCCCGTGTCGGGGGGGATTGGGGTGCGTTCTGGCGGATCCCCTTGGCCTTCGACTTCGCTCAGGTTGAACGGAGGTAGGGGGGAATTGGCAGGGGCTTAGCCACCTACCCCGTTCGTACTGAGCGGAGTCGAAGTGCACGCCCCATCTCGACCAACACCTCCCCAACACATCGCAACTTTTCCGTGCTCGAAACGATTGTCCCGCATCATTCATAAGGGAGGATGCGATGCGTGCACTGACACTCGGCCTGGTGGCGGCCGCGACCCTGGTTTCGGGCTGCTCGACCTATGGCGGCGGCGGTTATGGCGGGCCGCGCTACGCCTATGACTATAACCGTCCCGACCCTGCTTATGGCGGCTATTATGCCGACCGCTATTATGTCGACAACCAGCGCTATCGCGAACGGCGGTTGGGCCGCAACGACCGCGTCTATGTCGGTCAGGACGGGCGCTATTATTGCCGCCGCAATGACGGCACCACCGGCCTGATCGTCGGCGGCATCGCAGGCGGCGCGCTGGGCGCGGCGATCACCTCGGGCGGATCGCAGACGCTGGGCACGCTGCTCGGCGCCGCCGGCGGCGCGCTGGCCGGCCGGGCCATCGAGCGGAACAATGTCCGCTGCCGCTGACAATGACGCCGTGTCCGCATAGCCGGACGAGAAGGCCGTTCCCGACGCCCTCTCCTTGGGGGAGGGGGCGTATCGGAAAGTCGGGCGACCCCGCGCGGTCGATGCGAAGATGAACGAAGCGTCACGGGTTGCGACACTTGGTGACATAATCGTCAGGTCTCTGGGACAGCTTTGCGATCATCCCTCCCCATAGAGGGGATCGGGCCGGTATTCGCCCGCTTTGTAATAGGAGTAACGTCATGAAGGCCATGATCCTCGCAGGCTTGGGGTTCGCCACGATCGCGGTTCCGTCGGTCGCCGATGCGCAGCGCTGGACCCCGATCGCCCAGCGGCAGGGCCAGCTTCAGTCGCGGATCGATCAGGGCATCCGCTCGGGCGCGCTGAACCGGCGCGAGGCGGTGCGTCTGCGCACGCAGTTGCATGATCTGAGCCAGCTCGAATATCGCTATCGCCGGTCGGGTGGCGGGCTGAGCGCGCCGGAGCGCAACGACCTCGACCGTCGCTATGCAGTGCTGACCCGTCAGGTCCGGTTCGAGAAGAACGACCGCAACTATCGTCGCTGATCGGTGACGGGGGCTGCGCCGGGCATTGCCGGGCGCGGTCCGTCCGGCCGTTCGATCGGACGGCCGCTGTCCTTCCACTTGTCGAGTATCTCGCCCGACCGGGCCAGCCGCTCGCTGATGACCGCGCCGCTCGCCGATACCGGCGGTGGCGCGTTCCGCGTGTCGCGCGGGGCGGGGGCCGCAGCGGGGCTGGCGGAGGCGGTCGGCAGTGGGGGAACGGGCAAGGCATTGGCGACCGGCATCTCGCTCGCGGCCGCAGGTGTCCCGCCCGCCACCGGCAGGCTGGGCAGCACCTCCCCGCCACGATAGGTCCGATTCATCGCCGCCGCCGTGCCCCAATATCCCTTC
This window harbors:
- a CDS encoding glycine zipper 2TM domain-containing protein, which codes for MRALTLGLVAAATLVSGCSTYGGGGYGGPRYAYDYNRPDPAYGGYYADRYYVDNQRYRERRLGRNDRVYVGQDGRYYCRRNDGTTGLIVGGIAGGALGAAITSGGSQTLGTLLGAAGGALAGRAIERNNVRCR